In a single window of the Thunnus albacares chromosome 1, fThuAlb1.1, whole genome shotgun sequence genome:
- the LOC122980541 gene encoding surface protein-like isoform X1, whose protein sequence is MFYEELQTTSTPPTVKMEQRGDGSHNRGNRRQFLPQFIPSGDFSPANHVRAGILAWLEFLEDLGILDGGFGAGLNVLQHQHAADNHDNVGNNNVENNVGNGDNNVAVEDAGMEDNQDIPEEDPLPGGSRRRSREEDEDIEERSSKRFRWWDEFADSDSDSDDDVDCTGMNLVQDPGADMEVNQHVREEDSLPNGSTKRSREDDEEEDERGSPKSRRCDEFADSSYDCWSRHDYSDSSGSGDLSEDAVEEEDPLPGGSRKRSREEDADEDGRAGKLLRR, encoded by the exons atgttttatgaagagctgcagacaaccagcacacctccaacag TCAAAATGGAGCAAAGAGGAGATGGATCCCACAACCGTGGTAATC GCCGACAGTTTCTCCCCCAATTTATCCCAAGCGGAGATTTTTCACCAGCCAATCACGTTCGGGCTGGAATCTTAGCTTGGCTGGAATTTCTAGAGGATCTTGGAATCCTGGATGGAGGCTTTGGTGCGGGGCTGAACGTGTTGCAGCACCAACATGCGGCTGACAACCATGACAACGTCGGCAACAACAATGTTGAGAACAATGTTGGCAACGGTGACAACAATGTTGCAGTTGAAGACGCTGGCATGGAAGACAACCAGGAC ATCCCAGAGGAAGACCCCCTGCCTGGAGGATCCAGGAGGAGGTCAAGAGAGGAGGACGAAGACATCgaagagagaagcagcaaacGATTCCGTTGGTGGGACGAGTTTGCTGACAGCGACTCCGACAGCGATGATGATGTGGACTGCACTGGAATGAATCTAGTCCAAGATCCTGGTGCTGACATGGAAGTCAACCAGCATGTCAGAGAGGAAGACTCACTGCCTAATGGATCAACGAAGAGGTCCAGagaggatgatgaggaagaggatgagcGAGGCAGCCCAAAATCCAGACGGTGTGATGAGTTTGCTGACAGCAGCTATGATTGCTGGTCTCGCCATGATTACTCTGACAGTAGTGGCAGTGGTGATCTTTCTGAGGATGCAGTGGAAGAGGAAGACCCACTGCCTGGAGGATCAAGGAAGAGGTCCAGAGAAGAGGATGCAGATGAAGATGGGAGGGCTGGCAAACTATTGAGGCGTTAA
- the LOC122980541 gene encoding surface protein-like isoform X2 has translation MEQRGDGSHNRGNRRQFLPQFIPSGDFSPANHVRAGILAWLEFLEDLGILDGGFGAGLNVLQHQHAADNHDNVGNNNVENNVGNGDNNVAVEDAGMEDNQDIPEEDPLPGGSRRRSREEDEDIEERSSKRFRWWDEFADSDSDSDDDVDCTGMNLVQDPGADMEVNQHVREEDSLPNGSTKRSREDDEEEDERGSPKSRRCDEFADSSYDCWSRHDYSDSSGSGDLSEDAVEEEDPLPGGSRKRSREEDADEDGRAGKLLRR, from the exons ATGGAGCAAAGAGGAGATGGATCCCACAACCGTGGTAATC GCCGACAGTTTCTCCCCCAATTTATCCCAAGCGGAGATTTTTCACCAGCCAATCACGTTCGGGCTGGAATCTTAGCTTGGCTGGAATTTCTAGAGGATCTTGGAATCCTGGATGGAGGCTTTGGTGCGGGGCTGAACGTGTTGCAGCACCAACATGCGGCTGACAACCATGACAACGTCGGCAACAACAATGTTGAGAACAATGTTGGCAACGGTGACAACAATGTTGCAGTTGAAGACGCTGGCATGGAAGACAACCAGGAC ATCCCAGAGGAAGACCCCCTGCCTGGAGGATCCAGGAGGAGGTCAAGAGAGGAGGACGAAGACATCgaagagagaagcagcaaacGATTCCGTTGGTGGGACGAGTTTGCTGACAGCGACTCCGACAGCGATGATGATGTGGACTGCACTGGAATGAATCTAGTCCAAGATCCTGGTGCTGACATGGAAGTCAACCAGCATGTCAGAGAGGAAGACTCACTGCCTAATGGATCAACGAAGAGGTCCAGagaggatgatgaggaagaggatgagcGAGGCAGCCCAAAATCCAGACGGTGTGATGAGTTTGCTGACAGCAGCTATGATTGCTGGTCTCGCCATGATTACTCTGACAGTAGTGGCAGTGGTGATCTTTCTGAGGATGCAGTGGAAGAGGAAGACCCACTGCCTGGAGGATCAAGGAAGAGGTCCAGAGAAGAGGATGCAGATGAAGATGGGAGGGCTGGCAAACTATTGAGGCGTTAA